Proteins encoded within one genomic window of Brachybacterium sp. P6-10-X1:
- the dapD gene encoding 2,3,4,5-tetrahydropyridine-2,6-dicarboxylate N-succinyltransferase: MTTTTPDSPAVRAWGIALTTLGADGSVLDAWYPSPQLGEADSAALSHPLHAQLTAAARADDVRGTTQEVVVREIELAAAPADAADAYLRLHLLSHRLVQPNAQNLEGLFGTLTNVVWTSEGPCAVPGFEETRLRLIAAGRRPTVLSVDKFPRMVDYVMPTGVRIGDADRVRLGAHLAEGSTVMHEGFVNFNAGTLGSSMIEGRISQGVVVGDGSDVGGGASTMGTLSGGGTERVSIGRRSLVGAEAGVGIALGDDCVVEAGLYVTAGTKVELVGEAGAQAHVVKARDLSGVNNLLFRRNSLTGAVQAVAREGQTVALNAALHAN, encoded by the coding sequence ATGACCACGACGACACCTGACTCCCCCGCCGTTCGGGCCTGGGGCATCGCGCTCACCACCCTTGGCGCCGACGGCTCCGTCCTGGATGCATGGTATCCCTCACCACAGCTCGGCGAGGCTGATTCCGCAGCTCTGAGCCATCCGCTGCACGCGCAGCTGACCGCCGCCGCTCGGGCCGACGACGTGCGCGGCACCACGCAGGAGGTCGTGGTGCGCGAGATCGAGCTGGCCGCCGCCCCGGCCGATGCCGCCGACGCCTACCTGCGCCTGCACCTGCTCTCCCACCGGCTGGTCCAGCCCAATGCACAGAACCTCGAGGGTCTGTTCGGCACGCTCACCAATGTGGTGTGGACCTCCGAGGGCCCCTGCGCCGTGCCCGGCTTCGAGGAGACCCGGCTGCGCCTGATCGCGGCGGGTCGCCGGCCCACCGTGCTCAGCGTCGACAAGTTCCCGCGGATGGTGGACTACGTGATGCCCACCGGCGTGCGCATCGGCGACGCCGACCGCGTGCGCCTGGGCGCGCACCTGGCCGAGGGCAGCACCGTCATGCACGAGGGCTTCGTGAACTTCAACGCCGGCACCCTGGGCTCCTCGATGATCGAAGGACGCATCTCCCAGGGCGTCGTCGTGGGCGACGGGTCCGACGTGGGCGGCGGCGCCTCGACCATGGGTACCCTCTCCGGCGGCGGCACCGAGCGCGTGAGCATCGGCCGACGCTCCCTGGTCGGGGCCGAGGCCGGGGTCGGCATCGCCCTCGGCGACGACTGCGTGGTCGAGGCCGGGCTCTATGTCACGGCCGGCACGAAGGTGGAGCTCGTGGGCGAGGCAGGTGCGCAGGCGCACGTGGTCAAGGCCCGGGACCTCTCCGGCGTGAACAATCTGCTGTTCCGTCGCAACTCGCTGACCGGTGCGGTCCAGGCGGTGGCCCGCGAAGGTCAGACCGTCGCCCTGAACGCCGCGCTGCACGCGAACTGA
- a CDS encoding MFS transporter: protein MSVPAATTPLRRSPEYLRWLMGDLLLDIGTGIGAFAFPLVTFMVTDDLGTTGLVALVQGAGALVGLIPGGLLADRVERRRLRLLAGVVGAIVQAMLVLVLATGVAGAVVLAVLAFADRFRETLLGSASHAMLKQIVPTTQLPRAVSVNQGREAAVEMASGPVGGALLGLSLVFPPLAQLLGNLGSVAATLTMRRRYFPRTEGAERTSVAEDLREALAWMISQPIRLQVLALASAVNLGANGLIFAVLLDLASDGVPATRIGLLNTVLAAAILLGAVLAPRLVDTVPTGALAIVPVLLMAGVGIFLAFAPGMLWIGAAYGVLGIGLPAINASSQGFFTHITPIAMQGRVSSLMRLVSSALMPLAPAVAGWGLDTVGTLPTMLVFAVVLALGGLVGLLGPDLRRIPTAPRWETYARQEGLAVGE, encoded by the coding sequence ATGAGCGTGCCTGCGGCGACGACGCCGCTGCGGCGTAGTCCCGAGTACCTCCGCTGGCTGATGGGGGATCTCCTCCTCGACATCGGCACGGGCATCGGGGCCTTCGCCTTCCCCCTGGTGACCTTCATGGTCACCGATGACCTGGGCACCACCGGCCTGGTGGCGCTGGTCCAGGGCGCCGGCGCGCTGGTCGGGCTGATCCCGGGCGGGCTGCTCGCCGATCGCGTCGAGAGGCGACGACTGCGACTGCTGGCCGGGGTGGTCGGGGCGATCGTCCAGGCGATGCTGGTTCTCGTGCTGGCGACGGGTGTGGCCGGCGCCGTGGTGCTCGCCGTGCTGGCGTTCGCGGACAGGTTCCGCGAGACGCTGCTGGGCAGCGCCTCCCACGCCATGCTCAAGCAGATCGTGCCGACCACCCAGCTGCCCCGGGCGGTCTCGGTCAACCAGGGACGAGAGGCCGCGGTCGAGATGGCCTCCGGGCCCGTCGGTGGCGCGCTGCTGGGCCTGTCGCTCGTGTTCCCGCCATTGGCCCAGCTGCTGGGCAACCTCGGCTCGGTCGCCGCGACCCTCACCATGCGCCGCAGATACTTCCCGCGGACCGAGGGCGCCGAGCGCACGTCGGTGGCCGAGGACCTGCGCGAGGCGCTCGCCTGGATGATCTCGCAGCCCATCCGTCTGCAGGTGCTGGCTCTCGCGTCCGCCGTGAACCTCGGAGCCAACGGCCTGATCTTCGCCGTGCTGCTGGACCTCGCGTCCGACGGGGTGCCGGCGACGAGGATCGGCCTGCTGAACACGGTGCTGGCCGCGGCGATCCTGCTCGGTGCCGTCCTCGCGCCGCGCCTGGTGGACACCGTCCCGACCGGTGCGCTGGCGATCGTCCCGGTGCTGCTGATGGCGGGGGTCGGGATCTTCCTCGCCTTCGCCCCCGGCATGCTCTGGATCGGCGCGGCCTATGGCGTCCTGGGGATAGGGCTGCCCGCGATCAACGCCTCCAGCCAGGGCTTCTTCACCCACATCACGCCGATCGCGATGCAGGGACGGGTCAGCTCGCTGATGCGCCTGGTCTCCTCGGCGCTGATGCCGCTGGCTCCGGCGGTCGCCGGGTGGGGGCTGGACACCGTCGGCACCCTGCCCACCATGCTCGTCTTCGCGGTGGTCCTGGCCCTCGGAGGGCTGGTGGGGCTGCTGGGGCCGGATCTGCGCCGGATCCCCACCGCGCCGCGGTGGGAGACCTACGCCCGTCAGGAGGGGTTGGCAGTCGGGGAGTGA
- a CDS encoding HNH endonuclease signature motif containing protein produces MSQTMTPAAVPRGAEPPRPLGRARRDLDAASLADRGDLEQGSAAHGAATRLLARGRRASRDHAERLRDIAALWVPREDEDLRDDREESDVAVALALRTTTARAGTLLRDAHMAVTEVPATFARLASGDMPVEWFDRLVRALRDLTPVQRAQIDERVSTWDLDSLPVDSYRRSLHLLLAWFQSPAPEVAPQEQRDVALELPTVADGTACLRLTGPIPEILALSRRLDAAARAVQTTQRHALDDGAPVPFDLEAAAATTARPLPLRSLRYAVMTRSVLDTGGTEVPREPFRLSVVVPVMSLMGESDAPALLDGRIPIPASMARMIAAEESMWFRVLTDPVDGTFLPTAAQRYRPPEAMREHLRLRDPVCAVPGCGRATSTCSESDHIQEYDHADPAAGGQTTPENLHDLCWMHHRLKTRGLIDPVRGPDGAITHWKTRSGAHASVAPNTDLLTPELAAVLQARWEQYEFERDITAMVIAGELERFAREDGPTDPLLDDRAGTREASPARGLEDQPPPF; encoded by the coding sequence ATGTCGCAGACGATGACGCCGGCCGCAGTTCCGCGCGGGGCAGAGCCTCCGCGTCCCCTCGGGCGTGCGCGACGTGACCTCGATGCGGCCTCGCTCGCCGATCGCGGCGACCTCGAGCAGGGATCGGCCGCCCACGGTGCTGCCACCCGGCTTCTCGCCCGGGGCCGTCGCGCCTCCCGCGACCATGCCGAGCGTCTGCGTGACATCGCCGCGCTGTGGGTTCCGCGGGAGGACGAGGACCTGCGCGATGACCGCGAGGAATCCGACGTCGCCGTCGCCCTCGCGCTGCGCACCACGACCGCCCGGGCCGGGACCCTGCTGCGCGATGCCCACATGGCGGTCACCGAGGTGCCCGCGACCTTCGCGCGCCTGGCCTCGGGCGACATGCCCGTGGAGTGGTTCGACCGCCTGGTGCGGGCGCTGCGGGACCTGACCCCCGTCCAGCGCGCCCAGATCGACGAGCGGGTCTCCACCTGGGACCTCGACTCCCTGCCGGTGGACAGCTACCGCCGGTCGCTGCACCTGCTGTTGGCCTGGTTCCAGTCCCCGGCCCCGGAGGTCGCCCCGCAGGAGCAGCGCGACGTCGCCCTCGAGCTGCCCACGGTCGCCGACGGCACCGCCTGCCTGCGCCTGACCGGACCCATCCCGGAGATCCTCGCGCTCTCTCGCCGCCTCGACGCGGCCGCCCGCGCGGTGCAGACCACCCAGCGCCATGCCCTCGACGACGGTGCCCCGGTGCCCTTCGACCTCGAGGCGGCGGCGGCCACGACCGCGCGGCCGCTGCCCCTGCGCTCCCTGCGCTACGCGGTGATGACTCGTTCGGTTCTCGACACGGGCGGCACCGAGGTCCCGCGCGAGCCATTCCGCCTCAGCGTGGTGGTCCCTGTGATGTCCCTGATGGGCGAGTCGGACGCTCCGGCCCTGCTCGATGGGCGAATCCCGATCCCCGCCTCGATGGCCCGCATGATCGCCGCGGAGGAGAGCATGTGGTTCCGCGTGCTCACCGACCCGGTCGACGGGACCTTCCTCCCCACCGCTGCGCAGCGGTACCGGCCGCCGGAGGCGATGCGCGAGCACCTGCGACTGCGCGATCCCGTGTGCGCGGTCCCCGGGTGCGGTCGGGCCACCTCCACCTGCTCGGAATCGGACCACATCCAGGAATATGACCACGCGGATCCCGCCGCGGGCGGGCAGACCACCCCGGAGAACCTCCACGACCTGTGCTGGATGCATCACCGGCTGAAGACTCGCGGCCTGATCGACCCGGTCCGCGGTCCCGACGGGGCGATCACCCACTGGAAGACCCGCTCCGGGGCACATGCCTCGGTGGCGCCGAACACCGACCTGCTCACGCCCGAGCTGGCCGCTGTCCTCCAAGCGCGCTGGGAGCAGTACGAGTTCGAGCGAGACATCACCGCGATGGTCATCGCCGGGGAACTCGAACGATTCGCCCGCGAGGACGGACCCACCGACCCCCTGCTGGACGACCGCGCCGGCACCCGTGAAGCGTCACCAGCTCGAGGACTCGAGGATCAGCCGCCACCGTTCTGA